Proteins co-encoded in one Cupriavidus metallidurans CH34 genomic window:
- a CDS encoding fatty acid--CoA ligase, which yields METEYLATLPSAIRHFARERAGAIAYAFEGRETTFADFDRHTDRVAQALLADGVKAGDRIAYVGKNSDHYFELFFGAAKMGAVIAPVSWRLAGPEIQYIVSHCDATLVFVGPESSASVRNLLPALPLVRRAVAMEGGEPDWPAYTEWRDACPDTPPAHEAKPADVVLQLYTSGTTGRPKGVMLMHRNLTSGTEISMREGADWSQWNDEDVSLVAMPVAHIGGSGWGVRGVLVGCKGVVAREFDPGKVLDYIEHDRISKLFMVPAAMQIVLRDPRARQVDYSRLKHMLYGSSPIPAALLREGMAVFGCGFVQQYGMTETTGTIVALPPEDHTPADVPRMRAAGKAMPGSEVAVVGPDGQRLAAGEVGEVVIRSPQNMAGYWKQEEETARTIDADGWLRSGDAGYMDADGYLYIHDRVKDMIISGGENIYPAEVESAIYGHPAVADVAVIGVPDERWGEAVKAMVVLRPGVAADADSILGWARERIAGFKVPKSIDFIDAMPRNPSGKLLRRALREPYWTGRTRQVN from the coding sequence ATGGAGACGGAATACCTCGCGACGCTGCCCAGCGCGATTCGCCACTTCGCCCGGGAGCGGGCCGGGGCCATTGCGTACGCCTTCGAAGGCCGCGAGACCACGTTTGCCGATTTCGATCGCCATACGGATCGCGTGGCGCAGGCCCTGCTGGCCGACGGCGTGAAGGCTGGCGACCGCATCGCCTATGTCGGCAAGAACAGCGACCACTATTTCGAACTATTCTTTGGCGCGGCCAAGATGGGGGCCGTCATTGCACCGGTGAGCTGGCGGCTGGCGGGGCCCGAAATCCAGTACATCGTCTCGCACTGCGACGCGACGCTGGTCTTCGTCGGCCCCGAGTCATCGGCATCGGTTCGCAACCTGCTGCCAGCGCTGCCACTGGTGCGCCGCGCCGTGGCGATGGAGGGCGGGGAGCCAGACTGGCCGGCCTACACGGAATGGCGCGACGCGTGCCCGGATACACCACCGGCGCACGAAGCGAAGCCCGCCGACGTGGTGCTGCAGCTCTACACGTCTGGCACTACCGGACGTCCCAAGGGCGTGATGCTGATGCATCGCAACCTGACCAGTGGTACCGAGATCTCGATGCGCGAAGGTGCCGACTGGTCGCAATGGAACGACGAAGATGTGTCGCTGGTGGCCATGCCGGTGGCGCATATCGGCGGTTCGGGCTGGGGCGTGCGCGGTGTTCTTGTCGGCTGCAAGGGTGTCGTGGCGCGCGAATTCGATCCGGGCAAGGTGCTCGACTATATCGAGCACGACCGCATCAGCAAGCTGTTCATGGTGCCGGCTGCGATGCAGATCGTGCTGCGTGATCCGCGCGCGCGCCAGGTGGACTATTCACGCCTCAAGCACATGCTGTACGGTTCGTCGCCGATTCCCGCAGCGCTGCTGCGTGAGGGCATGGCGGTGTTTGGCTGCGGCTTCGTGCAGCAGTACGGCATGACGGAGACCACGGGCACGATCGTGGCGCTGCCGCCGGAAGATCATACGCCCGCCGATGTCCCGCGCATGCGCGCCGCCGGCAAGGCCATGCCCGGTAGCGAGGTGGCGGTGGTCGGGCCGGATGGCCAGAGGCTGGCTGCCGGCGAGGTGGGCGAAGTGGTGATCCGCTCGCCGCAGAACATGGCGGGCTACTGGAAGCAGGAGGAAGAGACCGCCCGCACCATCGACGCCGACGGCTGGCTGCGCAGTGGCGATGCTGGCTACATGGACGCGGACGGCTACCTCTATATCCACGACCGGGTCAAGGACATGATCATCAGCGGCGGGGAGAACATCTACCCGGCCGAGGTGGAGAGCGCCATCTACGGCCACCCGGCCGTTGCCGACGTGGCCGTGATCGGTGTGCCGGACGAGCGGTGGGGTGAGGCGGTCAAGGCGATGGTGGTGCTGCGCCCGGGTGTGGCCGCTGACGCCGACAGCATTCTGGGCTGGGCGCGCGAGCGTATCGCGGGTTTCAAGGTGCCCAAGAGCATCGACTTCATCGATGCCATGCCGCGCAATCCGTCGGGCAAGTTGCTGCGTCGGGCGCTACGGGAACCGTACTGGACGGGCCGCACCCGGCAGGTGAACTAG
- a CDS encoding acyl-CoA dehydrogenase family protein: protein MDIDESPQDLQFRAEVRAWISEAFDDELRAMMAQSKNGYLDKAAQVRWQKALHARGWAAPNWPQAHGGPGWTPTQRHLFQSELAAAGCPPVSPMGLKMVAPVIMKYGSPEQQARFLPRILASDDWWCQGYSEPNSGSDLASLQMRATRGVDANGEHYILNGSKIWTTHAQWADWMFCLVRTSREGRPQEGITFLLLDMRTPGITVSALPTLDGPMEGQQEVNQVFFDDVRVPAAQRIGEEGMGWTIAKYLLEFERGGSFAPMLHRQLDKVAAMAAAQPGEDGTGRLVDDPVFRQRLGATYVRVAATEAAELRLFSGVASGTSIGAASSMIKLVGTETAQAISELAVDVLGPYALPFVRDTWAEIQGRAADPRLGPDDAAPIAPRYFNYRKASIYGGSSEIQRNIIARQVLRL, encoded by the coding sequence ATGGATATCGACGAGTCTCCGCAAGACCTGCAGTTTCGCGCCGAGGTGCGCGCCTGGATCTCCGAAGCGTTTGATGACGAGCTTCGCGCCATGATGGCGCAATCGAAGAACGGTTATCTCGACAAGGCGGCACAGGTACGCTGGCAAAAGGCCCTGCACGCGCGTGGCTGGGCCGCGCCGAACTGGCCGCAAGCACATGGTGGCCCCGGCTGGACACCCACGCAACGGCACCTCTTCCAGAGCGAACTGGCCGCCGCCGGTTGCCCGCCGGTGTCGCCGATGGGTCTCAAGATGGTGGCGCCCGTCATCATGAAGTACGGCAGCCCCGAGCAACAGGCCCGCTTCCTGCCGCGCATCCTGGCGTCCGACGACTGGTGGTGCCAGGGCTACTCCGAACCGAACTCAGGCTCCGATCTGGCCTCGCTGCAGATGCGCGCGACACGCGGCGTCGATGCGAATGGCGAGCACTACATCCTCAACGGTTCGAAGATCTGGACGACGCACGCCCAGTGGGCCGACTGGATGTTCTGTCTGGTGCGGACCTCGCGCGAGGGCAGGCCGCAGGAGGGCATTACGTTCCTGCTGCTCGACATGCGCACGCCGGGTATCACCGTATCGGCGCTGCCTACGCTCGACGGCCCGATGGAGGGCCAGCAGGAGGTCAATCAGGTTTTCTTTGACGATGTGCGCGTGCCGGCCGCCCAACGCATTGGCGAGGAGGGCATGGGCTGGACCATTGCCAAGTACCTGCTCGAGTTCGAGCGTGGCGGCAGCTTCGCGCCGATGCTGCACCGGCAACTGGACAAGGTGGCTGCCATGGCCGCCGCTCAGCCCGGTGAGGATGGCACCGGGCGGCTGGTCGACGATCCCGTCTTCCGGCAACGGCTGGGCGCCACGTATGTGCGCGTGGCGGCGACCGAGGCGGCGGAGTTGCGGCTGTTCTCCGGCGTGGCCTCGGGTACGTCGATCGGCGCGGCGTCGAGCATGATCAAGTTGGTCGGTACCGAGACGGCACAGGCCATCTCCGAGCTAGCCGTCGACGTGCTCGGACCCTATGCGCTGCCATTCGTGCGGGATACCTGGGCCGAGATCCAGGGCCGCGCTGCCGACCCGCGTCTGGGTCCGGACGATGCCGCCCCGATTGCGCCGCGCTACTTCAACTATCGCAAGGCATCGATCTACGGCGGTTCGAGCGAGATCCAGCGCAACATCATCGCGCGACAGGTATTGCGGCTCTGA
- a CDS encoding acyl-CoA dehydrogenase family protein, with product MDFRFSEEQAMLRDTLARYLSDHYTFDARQAAVHSAAGWRPDCWRAFARDLGLLGIGIPERFGGLGGGIIDHIVVMEQFGRHLVLEPYLGTAILAVDALQYANETLAAEALPAIAAGELVVGWAHAEPESRYGMMVRTRADAAAGGYRLHGRKALVTGAPWATHFIVSANTEAGPTLFWVERTAPGLTLIEAPTFDGGRTADLILTDVPVSAAQVLGMPGGALPLLEQLGDTAAVALCAEATGATARMLENTIEYARQRQQFGQAIGSFQALQHRMADMYMLHEQAVALTQVAAMRLAGEPHERALGASTAKAHVDEAGRRIGQGAVQIHGGMGVTEETAVGHYFKRVTAIGLQFGNVAYHLRRCVDLRYPANA from the coding sequence GTGGATTTTCGCTTCAGCGAGGAACAGGCCATGCTGCGCGACACGCTCGCGCGCTACCTGTCCGATCACTACACGTTCGATGCGCGCCAGGCTGCCGTGCATTCGGCCGCCGGCTGGCGTCCCGATTGCTGGCGCGCGTTCGCGCGCGACCTTGGCCTGCTTGGCATCGGGATTCCCGAGCGCTTCGGTGGGCTGGGCGGCGGCATCATCGACCACATCGTGGTGATGGAACAGTTCGGCCGCCATCTTGTGCTGGAGCCCTACCTTGGCACGGCCATCCTTGCGGTTGATGCACTGCAATATGCCAATGAGACGCTGGCCGCCGAAGCGCTGCCCGCCATCGCGGCAGGCGAACTGGTGGTCGGCTGGGCGCACGCCGAACCGGAATCGCGCTACGGAATGATGGTGCGAACACGCGCGGATGCGGCTGCCGGCGGTTACCGGTTGCATGGACGCAAGGCGCTTGTCACCGGCGCGCCCTGGGCCACGCACTTCATTGTCAGCGCGAACACGGAAGCCGGTCCGACGCTGTTCTGGGTCGAACGCACGGCGCCGGGCCTGACGTTGATCGAAGCCCCCACCTTTGACGGCGGCCGTACTGCTGACCTGATACTGACCGACGTGCCGGTGAGCGCCGCACAAGTGCTGGGAATGCCTGGCGGCGCATTGCCGCTGCTGGAGCAACTGGGCGACACCGCCGCCGTCGCGCTGTGTGCCGAAGCCACCGGCGCCACGGCGCGAATGCTGGAGAACACCATCGAGTACGCGCGTCAGCGCCAGCAGTTCGGGCAGGCGATCGGCAGCTTCCAGGCGCTGCAGCATCGCATGGCCGACATGTACATGTTGCACGAGCAGGCCGTCGCCCTCACACAGGTGGCTGCCATGCGTCTTGCTGGCGAGCCACATGAACGGGCGCTGGGTGCCAGCACCGCCAAGGCCCATGTCGACGAAGCAGGCCGCCGCATCGGGCAGGGCGCGGTGCAGATCCACGGCGGCATGGGCGTGACCGAGGAAACGGCGGTCGGCCACTACTTCAAGCGTGTCACCGCCATCGGCCTGCAGTTCGGCAACGTTGCCTACCATCTGCGCCGTTGTGTCGACCTGCGCTACCCGGCCAACGCATAA
- a CDS encoding acyl-CoA dehydrogenase family protein produces the protein MFVEAIANILKDRFSPQALRKIGQGVEVREVWGAIEEAGFLELLAPEEAGGAGLALGELYPILLEVGKHAVPLPIGQTIAARAILSKSGGGAPAGMITIAPRCRCEPDGSLHIANVIGGLVADHVLVGCGDAVLLLDCSAAQRDWIGVHGSLSADLKWVRGDAVPIEGVTVDELDAWDGAVLAVLMAGAARRAGELTLQYCQDRSQFGRSIGKFQVIQHQLSVIVEHIAAMSVAAQMAFAGGQRHPGKLAAAVAKARCAEAVQVVAAAAHGLHGAIGITEEYDLQLVTRCLHEWRMAHGSELYWNRVVGMAILGRDGVKVSDFARQV, from the coding sequence ATGTTCGTAGAAGCCATCGCAAATATTCTGAAAGACCGTTTCTCGCCGCAGGCGCTCCGGAAGATTGGACAAGGCGTTGAAGTCAGGGAGGTATGGGGTGCCATCGAGGAGGCGGGATTCCTCGAGCTCCTGGCGCCCGAAGAGGCTGGAGGCGCCGGGCTGGCGTTGGGCGAGCTGTATCCGATTCTTCTTGAGGTCGGAAAGCACGCCGTACCACTGCCAATCGGCCAGACCATTGCAGCACGGGCGATTCTCTCGAAATCCGGGGGCGGGGCGCCCGCGGGCATGATCACGATCGCGCCAAGATGCCGGTGCGAACCGGACGGGAGCCTGCATATCGCCAATGTGATCGGTGGCCTGGTCGCGGACCATGTACTCGTGGGCTGCGGCGACGCGGTGCTCTTGCTGGATTGCAGCGCGGCGCAGCGGGACTGGATCGGGGTGCACGGCAGCCTCAGCGCGGATTTGAAGTGGGTGCGGGGTGATGCCGTGCCTATCGAGGGCGTCACGGTGGACGAACTGGACGCCTGGGACGGCGCCGTGCTTGCCGTGCTGATGGCGGGGGCGGCCCGACGCGCGGGAGAGCTGACCCTCCAGTATTGCCAGGACCGTTCGCAGTTTGGGCGGTCGATCGGCAAGTTCCAGGTCATCCAGCATCAGCTTTCAGTAATCGTCGAGCACATTGCCGCAATGTCCGTCGCCGCGCAAATGGCTTTCGCGGGTGGGCAGCGGCACCCGGGGAAGCTTGCTGCCGCCGTGGCGAAGGCCCGCTGCGCGGAGGCCGTGCAGGTTGTCGCGGCCGCCGCCCATGGGCTCCACGGCGCCATCGGCATCACGGAGGAGTATGACCTGCAACTGGTGACGCGATGCCTGCACGAATGGCGCATGGCGCACGGGTCGGAGTTGTACTGGAATCGTGTTGTCGGCATGGCGATTCTGGGGCGCGATGGCGTGAAGGTGAGCGATTTCGCACGTCAGGTCTAG
- a CDS encoding acyl-CoA dehydrogenase family protein produces MNHLLDTFHLAQLPPEAEAFRAEVKAFLADMQPKAPPSKRARSWMGFDADFSRKLAGRGWVGITLPAQYGGAGLDPFRRFVLVEELLSAGAPVAAHWIADRQSGPLILRYGTEAQKAAYLPKICRGEAFFCIGMSEPNSGSDLASVRTRATPAADGWVLNGQKIWTTNAQHCQYMIALVRTSGVPEDKQKGLSQFIIDLSLPGVTVRPIRDLTGDAHFAEVVFENVALRSDALIGEEGSGWEQVNAELAFERSGPERIYSSIVLLDAWIEQLRRTEATRDQVAALGRFVTHVATLRNMSIAVTSKLARHESPVVEAALVKDLGTELEQAIPAYLEAAIASDPEAAGDGELLRTVAYLSQISPTFSLRGGTREILRGMIARSLGLR; encoded by the coding sequence TTGAATCATCTACTCGATACCTTTCATCTCGCGCAGTTGCCCCCGGAGGCGGAGGCGTTTCGCGCCGAGGTGAAGGCCTTTCTCGCGGACATGCAACCCAAGGCCCCACCAAGCAAGCGGGCCAGGTCGTGGATGGGCTTTGACGCTGATTTCAGCCGGAAGCTTGCCGGCCGCGGATGGGTAGGCATTACCTTGCCGGCGCAGTACGGCGGCGCCGGCCTGGATCCGTTCCGACGATTCGTGCTGGTCGAGGAGTTGCTGAGCGCTGGAGCCCCCGTCGCAGCGCATTGGATCGCGGATCGGCAAAGCGGGCCGCTGATCCTCAGGTACGGCACGGAGGCGCAGAAGGCGGCTTACCTGCCGAAGATATGTCGTGGCGAGGCGTTCTTCTGCATTGGCATGAGCGAGCCGAACTCGGGCTCCGACCTGGCGAGTGTCCGGACGCGCGCGACGCCGGCTGCGGATGGCTGGGTCCTGAATGGCCAGAAGATCTGGACGACCAACGCGCAGCATTGTCAGTACATGATCGCGCTGGTCCGTACCTCAGGGGTTCCCGAGGACAAGCAGAAGGGGTTGTCCCAGTTCATCATCGATCTTTCCCTGCCCGGCGTGACCGTGCGTCCCATCCGGGACCTCACGGGCGACGCGCACTTCGCCGAGGTGGTATTCGAGAATGTGGCGCTGCGGTCGGATGCCCTGATTGGCGAAGAAGGCAGTGGTTGGGAGCAGGTGAACGCGGAACTGGCATTCGAGCGCAGCGGCCCGGAGCGCATCTATTCCAGCATCGTCCTGCTGGATGCCTGGATCGAACAGCTTCGCCGCACGGAAGCGACCCGGGACCAGGTGGCCGCGCTTGGCCGCTTCGTCACGCATGTGGCGACGTTGCGCAACATGTCGATCGCCGTGACATCGAAGCTGGCACGCCATGAGAGCCCGGTGGTCGAAGCGGCGTTGGTCAAGGATCTGGGTACCGAGCTGGAGCAGGCGATTCCGGCCTATCTGGAAGCGGCGATCGCCTCGGACCCGGAGGCGGCCGGCGATGGCGAGCTGCTGCGCACGGTGGCCTATCTGAGCCAGATTTCCCCGACGTTCTCGTTGCGTGGCGGCACGCGAGAGATTCTCCGCGGCATGATCGCCCGTAGCCTCGGGCTGCGCTAA
- a CDS encoding enoyl-CoA hydratase/isomerase family protein: MTVLEVRHVGTTAVVTMNRPEQRNALDMTMRDAFAEVVPALRDDKAVKAIVLTGAGGHFCAGGDVKAIAAGQGGERDIFEGRERIRKIHRWSDELIDMEKPVIAAVDGVAFGAGLSLALCADFILASKRATFCSVFSRIGFVPDVGALYLLPRWIGLARAKELVFSARVVKADEALDLGLLHSISDDDVVADAIALANRFAHAPTDAIGAAKSVMNRAFESDRHTVHAQEAMLQAMCRESAYHQEAVRRFIDKEPAKYQW; encoded by the coding sequence ATGACGGTACTGGAAGTCAGGCACGTTGGAACCACCGCCGTGGTGACGATGAATCGTCCGGAGCAGCGCAACGCGCTCGACATGACGATGCGGGACGCATTCGCCGAGGTCGTTCCGGCGTTGCGCGATGACAAGGCGGTAAAGGCCATCGTGCTGACCGGCGCTGGCGGGCACTTCTGCGCGGGGGGCGATGTGAAGGCGATTGCGGCCGGGCAGGGCGGCGAACGCGACATCTTCGAGGGACGCGAGCGCATTCGCAAGATTCATCGCTGGTCCGACGAGTTGATCGACATGGAGAAGCCGGTCATCGCGGCCGTGGACGGCGTGGCGTTTGGCGCGGGACTCTCGCTGGCGCTTTGCGCGGACTTTATCCTGGCATCGAAACGGGCCACGTTCTGTTCGGTGTTCTCCCGCATCGGATTCGTGCCCGATGTCGGGGCGTTATATCTGCTGCCTCGCTGGATCGGCCTCGCGCGCGCCAAGGAACTGGTCTTCTCCGCGCGCGTCGTGAAGGCCGATGAGGCGCTCGACCTTGGGTTGCTCCATTCGATCTCCGATGACGATGTCGTGGCCGATGCCATTGCGCTGGCGAATCGCTTCGCGCACGCCCCGACCGACGCCATCGGCGCGGCGAAGTCCGTGATGAACCGGGCGTTCGAGTCCGACCGTCATACCGTCCATGCGCAGGAAGCGATGCTGCAGGCCATGTGCCGCGAGAGCGCCTATCACCAGGAGGCAGTCCGGAGGTTCATCGACAAGGAACCCGCGAAGTACCAGTGGTGA
- a CDS encoding MaoC family dehydratase, whose product MQALSSVEAVKALRDAPAAVSDYIVLDQETIDTFARLTGDRQWIHVDPVRAAAESPFGCTIAHGLLTLSMVTTAFTQCFSFPGRKMSVNYGFDKVRFTGAVPAGARLRGVFVLQRVEDVRPGEIRCFWQVEMQVENSERPAMAATWLLQMRY is encoded by the coding sequence ATGCAGGCGCTGAGTTCTGTCGAGGCCGTCAAGGCGCTTCGCGATGCGCCGGCCGCGGTGAGCGACTACATCGTGCTGGACCAGGAGACGATCGATACGTTCGCAAGGCTGACCGGCGATCGTCAATGGATCCACGTCGATCCGGTACGCGCCGCGGCCGAGTCGCCGTTCGGCTGCACGATTGCACATGGACTCCTGACACTGTCGATGGTCACCACGGCGTTCACCCAGTGCTTCTCGTTTCCGGGCCGCAAGATGTCTGTGAACTACGGGTTCGACAAGGTGCGTTTCACTGGTGCCGTACCCGCGGGCGCCCGGTTGCGCGGTGTGTTCGTCCTGCAGCGCGTCGAGGATGTCCGGCCGGGCGAGATCAGATGCTTTTGGCAAGTGGAAATGCAGGTGGAAAACAGCGAACGCCCCGCCATGGCGGCGACGTGGCTGCTGCAGATGCGCTACTGA
- a CDS encoding Bug family tripartite tricarboxylate transporter substrate binding protein, producing MLHSAKMLFLAVAVFAVSNAASAADQPIRLVVPYPPGGAADQITRLVTSDASKFLKTTIVIDNKPGAAGIIAAETVARSAPDGKTLLVGSNAPLVINSAIYEKLPYDPARDFVPVAGLGKTPLMLSVRAELPVKSVKDLVALGKGQPGKLTMGSASSGNITHLAGENASSKLGVKVTHVPFAGSAPAIVSLIGGNIDLIYDALPSSMQQARANRIHALAILDTNRFPLLPDVPTMHELGYSGTEASAWFGVVAPAGTPAAPIAAMNKAINDALRNPELVEKLRAIGAQPMPGSPASFGEFINEERARWIPVAKSLNVKAD from the coding sequence ATGCTGCATTCCGCAAAGATGCTTTTCCTGGCTGTTGCCGTGTTCGCCGTGTCAAATGCCGCGTCCGCAGCGGATCAGCCCATCCGGTTGGTGGTGCCATATCCGCCGGGCGGCGCAGCGGATCAGATCACCCGGCTGGTGACCAGCGATGCGTCGAAGTTCCTGAAGACGACGATCGTCATCGACAACAAGCCAGGGGCAGCGGGCATCATCGCCGCGGAGACCGTGGCCAGATCCGCACCCGATGGCAAGACGCTCCTGGTCGGCTCGAATGCGCCCCTGGTCATCAACAGCGCGATCTACGAAAAGTTGCCCTATGACCCGGCGCGCGATTTCGTGCCGGTGGCGGGGCTGGGCAAGACGCCGCTGATGCTCTCTGTGCGGGCGGAGTTGCCGGTGAAGTCAGTCAAGGATCTGGTGGCACTGGGCAAGGGCCAGCCAGGGAAGCTGACCATGGGCTCGGCGTCGAGCGGCAACATCACGCACCTCGCCGGCGAGAACGCGTCGAGCAAGCTCGGCGTGAAGGTCACCCATGTGCCGTTCGCGGGTAGCGCGCCTGCCATCGTCAGCCTGATTGGTGGGAATATCGACCTGATCTACGATGCATTGCCGTCCTCCATGCAGCAGGCCAGGGCAAACCGGATTCACGCACTGGCCATTCTCGATACGAACCGCTTTCCACTGTTGCCGGACGTGCCCACCATGCACGAACTGGGCTACTCGGGAACCGAGGCGAGCGCCTGGTTTGGTGTAGTCGCGCCGGCTGGCACGCCCGCTGCGCCTATCGCGGCGATGAACAAGGCGATCAACGACGCCCTTCGCAATCCTGAGCTGGTCGAGAAGCTACGCGCAATCGGCGCGCAGCCGATGCCGGGATCTCCTGCGAGCTTTGGGGAATTCATTAACGAAGAGCGCGCGCGCTGGATTCCCGTGGCGAAGTCCCTCAACGTGAAGGCGGACTGA
- a CDS encoding CaiB/BaiF CoA transferase family protein — translation MSKALGHIKVLDLSRVLAGPWATQNLADMGAEVIKVERPGAGDDTRGWGPPFLKDPQGNETDDSSYFLSANRGKKSITIDLASPKGQDIIRALARECDVVVENYKVGTLARYGLSYEDLRKLNPRLVYCSITGFGQTGPYAALPGYDFVFQGMGGLMSITGMPDGEPGAGPVKSGIAITDLLTGMYATSAILAALEHRNVSGEGQYIDISLLDCVVTINSYQAINYFLSGKVPQRMGNAHSNMVPYQVFRCKEGDVIVAVGNDTQYAAFCGVIGRPDLAEDARFTTAAQRNRNRETLIPQVAEAMLARTMTEWVTLMEAANVPCGPIYNMKQVFEDPQVRHRDMQLVLEHSSGSKAPSLANPIRFSDTPIRYQRSAPTLGEHTDRVLQDMLAFSAETIDALREQGVI, via the coding sequence ATGAGCAAGGCGCTTGGCCATATCAAGGTGCTGGACCTGTCCCGTGTGCTGGCCGGACCCTGGGCCACCCAGAATCTGGCGGACATGGGGGCCGAAGTCATCAAGGTGGAGCGACCTGGCGCCGGCGACGACACGCGCGGCTGGGGGCCGCCGTTCCTGAAGGACCCGCAAGGCAACGAGACCGATGATTCGTCGTACTTCCTCAGCGCAAACCGGGGCAAGAAATCGATCACGATCGACCTTGCATCGCCAAAGGGCCAGGACATCATCCGGGCGCTGGCCCGCGAATGCGATGTTGTGGTCGAGAACTACAAGGTGGGCACGCTGGCTCGCTATGGCCTGTCCTACGAAGACCTGCGCAAGCTCAACCCGCGTCTGGTGTACTGCTCGATCACGGGATTCGGTCAGACCGGGCCCTATGCGGCATTGCCGGGCTACGACTTCGTTTTCCAGGGTATGGGCGGTCTGATGAGCATCACCGGGATGCCGGATGGCGAGCCCGGCGCCGGCCCGGTGAAATCCGGCATCGCCATCACAGATCTGCTCACCGGCATGTACGCCACATCGGCCATCCTTGCCGCGCTTGAGCACCGGAACGTCAGCGGAGAGGGCCAATACATCGATATCTCGTTGCTCGATTGCGTGGTCACCATCAATTCGTACCAGGCCATCAACTACTTTCTGTCCGGCAAGGTCCCCCAGCGGATGGGCAATGCGCACTCGAACATGGTGCCGTACCAGGTATTCCGCTGCAAAGAGGGTGACGTCATCGTGGCGGTCGGCAACGACACCCAGTACGCGGCGTTCTGCGGCGTCATCGGGCGTCCCGATCTGGCGGAAGATGCCCGATTTACCACTGCAGCACAGCGCAACCGAAATCGGGAGACGCTGATTCCCCAGGTTGCCGAGGCGATGCTGGCCAGAACCATGACGGAATGGGTGACGCTGATGGAAGCGGCGAACGTGCCTTGCGGACCGATCTACAACATGAAACAGGTGTTCGAAGACCCGCAGGTCAGGCATCGGGACATGCAGCTCGTTCTGGAGCACAGCAGCGGTTCGAAAGCCCCATCGCTTGCGAATCCGATTCGTTTCTCCGATACGCCGATTCGCTACCAACGCTCCGCGCCAACCCTGGGTGAACACACCGACAGGGTTCTGCAGGACATGCTTGCCTTTTCAGCCGAGACCATCGACGCCTTGAGGGAGCAGGGCGTGATCTGA
- a CDS encoding Bug family tripartite tricarboxylate transporter substrate binding protein — MKLTSATRRWAMLCALVVTIGGALTPMDARSEYPDKPIKLVVSFPPGSGTDSNARYLARKMEERLGKPVVVENRPGGNSFIAAQTVTRAEPDGYTLLLASNSPVATNVAMFRKLPYDPVSELAPIARLGVGAMALVVSATSRYQTVDALLSAAREHPGTLNYGAGSASYQIATELFLAMGHIKANHVPYKGAAPALTDLAAGQVDFVFADYGAVLPLLNGGKLRLLAVTSDKRLGSQPNTPTLQESGFPGYFMVNWTAAFAPANTPKPVIAKLEMLMLDIYRTPETSEFLSRTSWDVFVGDAKALRTFQLAEIKKWSDAAERAGVPKQ; from the coding sequence ATGAAACTCACATCAGCCACGCGCCGGTGGGCCATGCTGTGCGCGCTCGTGGTGACGATTGGCGGCGCACTGACGCCGATGGACGCCAGAAGCGAATACCCGGACAAGCCCATCAAGCTGGTAGTGTCCTTTCCGCCGGGGAGCGGCACGGACTCCAACGCCCGATATCTCGCACGCAAGATGGAGGAACGGCTGGGAAAGCCGGTCGTCGTCGAGAACCGTCCGGGTGGCAACAGCTTTATCGCCGCGCAAACGGTGACCCGCGCCGAACCCGACGGATATACGCTGCTGCTGGCCAGCAACTCGCCGGTGGCGACCAATGTCGCGATGTTCCGCAAGCTCCCCTATGACCCCGTCAGCGAACTCGCACCCATTGCCCGTCTGGGAGTCGGCGCCATGGCGCTGGTCGTGAGCGCGACGTCTCGCTACCAAACCGTCGACGCGCTGTTGAGTGCGGCACGCGAACACCCCGGCACTCTCAACTATGGCGCGGGCAGCGCCTCGTACCAGATCGCGACCGAGCTCTTTCTGGCAATGGGTCACATCAAGGCCAACCATGTGCCATACAAGGGCGCGGCGCCTGCGCTGACCGATCTGGCTGCAGGACAGGTGGATTTCGTGTTTGCCGACTATGGCGCGGTACTTCCGCTCCTGAACGGCGGCAAGCTCCGGCTGCTCGCGGTCACCAGCGACAAGCGGCTCGGCAGCCAGCCCAACACGCCCACGCTTCAGGAAAGCGGATTCCCCGGCTACTTCATGGTGAACTGGACCGCCGCGTTCGCACCGGCGAATACGCCAAAGCCGGTCATCGCCAAGCTGGAAATGCTGATGCTGGACATCTACCGGACACCAGAAACCAGCGAATTCCTGTCGCGCACCAGTTGGGACGTCTTTGTCGGCGACGCGAAAGCGCTGAGGACCTTCCAGCTCGCGGAGATCAAGAAGTGGTCGGACGCCGCCGAGCGCGCAGGCGTGCCGAAACAGTAG